Genomic DNA from Perca flavescens isolate YP-PL-M2 chromosome 14, PFLA_1.0, whole genome shotgun sequence:
aggggggaaggggggagaGCTGGGGATGGTGCATGTTGTGCATGATGTGCAAGTGTATGGAAGGAGGGTGGGAGGGGTGGAGGAGTAAGAAATAGAAAATCTGGGTTTGTTTATTGTCTTTCGGTACTAGAACATAAAAGAGCTACAACCTCTATCATGTGTGATTGCCTGTGGGATGTAATTAGACTTTTAACAGCCTACATAATTTATCCTTCAATGCTAACACTGATGATAAGTCATGAGACAACAGCAGGCAGACAAACAACACCCTGAAGACCTATTTGACAAATATTGTCCTCTCGTGCTCATTAACTCTATACATCCCGAGTTTAAGGGCCAGTGGTATCACCTTGCAATGCTGTTTACTGGATATGAAACAATTAGTAGTTGATTAATCGACTGACAGAAACTTAATCGCCCACAATTTTGATAACTGGTTTATCGTTTCAATCagttatcaagcaaaaatgccaaacattatCATCTTTTCTCTGTTAAGTCATTGTAAATGAAATGCCTTTTGGTTTTATACGGTTGGTCGAACAAAGCAAGTAATTTAATGTCACCATGGGATATTGTGATAGTTATTTCCcattattttatgactttttatagactaaacaattaatcaatcaataattaatataaatttTAGTTTCAGCCCTACATGGCCTCATGACAATAACTACAACAATATGCTGTCCATCCACATGTTTCACAATGGCTCAGCTGGACATCTCTGGTTTGGTGGCTGCTGGCTGTGAGGTGTTTTAGTTTACTGTTTCTAACAAGTGCCAGCGGTGGAATAAGCTAGAAATCAAGATGTTATACCCACAGAGGGAGGCAggcagtgtgagagagagactggaggccATTGAGACAGTGCAGAGAAAAGGAATTCCGTTAATCCGCTGCTGATCTGGTAGGCTACAATGGCAGCCTTGTTGTCTGTCCCATTTGCACTCACTTACCACAAGTTTGCGTGCGTTGACAATGTTCACTGATAGCCGGTTCACAGCCGTGCCAATCCACAGTAAAGATTATAATATTAGCACATGGTGATGATAATGTGGGGAGCGAGGAGACTTGTCGTTAGTAGCAGCCTGCTCGAACACGAGATCCAGCGGACACTTGGCCGAGTGTTTTACTATGAATGACATCCATATTACTGACTCACTAACCGACGGGATGTTGTAGTTAACTTTCGCCATATAAACTCCTAAAAACAGAGCACCCGCACTTACAACACACTGACTGAGCCACTAGAGCACCCTACCTATCCTGTGTGCCACACTATCTTTTGTTAGTTAACCGTGGTTTAGCGTCTTACCTTAGAGGGGTTAACGTTTGGCGGCAGGTTGCTCCTGAAGGCATCCCATCACCGATAAAAAACGATGGCGAGCTTCGTTTAACAGATTAACACTTGTCGAAATCAGGACGCCTTCCGTCCGCTGTGGGTtcatctcttttcttctcggtAGCGTTAAAACTTCTCTGTCTCTCAATGACAGCGGTGCACCTGGACCGCAGTCCCGTCCTCCTCCTGCGCAGCGGCAGCAGTTGTTGTTGGGGACATGAGTGACGCGAGAGATAACGTTATTAACGTTAATAACAAGTGACGCCGAGTGATCTCTGCGTGCGCGCGGCTCTGCCCCATTCACTTCAACTGAGCTGGAGGTGACCAGTGGGCGCGCGCGCGGACATTATCTTAGATTTTATACGTTTAGTCGTAGCCtaaattatacagtataaaggTGAATGTGCTCTAACAATGACATCCAATATATTATGCATGGAACAGGATGCAAATACAGTAAACAAAGTTCAATCAAAACCTTAAGCAAAATAATTTTAGTTTAAGGTTTTAGACAAGTAAATTCCTTCAATGTCGCGTGACTATTCATGGAGGTATACAAATGGCAACATAAGCAGTGGTAAAATGTAAATTGactcaagtagcctactgtagcCTACTTCAGTATCCTACAAATTTGAGGCTACTTCTACTCAGCTACTGTACATTTTGAAAGCCATTGACGTGTTTACTGCACTTTGTTTATTTGACAATTAGTTAGGCATACTtagcagattcagattattaatgGAAAATATAGGCTAAATCAATACATTATTATTGATTAAGCTACCAAGCAGTATATAAAGTTGTTAAAATTAGCACAATtatttaccagctgcaacattagtgATGTTTCAcctgaatgcaggacttttacttataaTACTGTGGTACATAAATTACCATATGGGAGCCACAGCATAGGGAGAACATAGATAAATCCACATAAGATGAGCAAAGCATCATCAGCCCTTGACCAGtggcttcaaaataaaagcaaagatCTGACTTGGCTTCCTTTTTATAATgtgatttaattttaattttctcATATAAAATGGGAGATAAACAACAAAACTGAAGTAATATGAAACAGAAAATCATAGGCAacaataattcaattcaattttatttatagtatgaaATCAAAACAAGAGTTGTctaaagacactttacagatagagtaggtgtagaccacactataatttacaaagacccaacaattccagtaattcccccaagagcaagcatttagtgcgacagtggcgaggaaaaactcccttttaggaaaaAACCTTGGGTGGTGagtaaaacttccttttagggagaaaccttggacagacccaggctcttggtaggcggtgtctgacagtgcCGTTtggggggcgtgatgaacagtggcaataatagtcacaataaagataatgtaactatgactagaaatagtagttgtaataGTTAATGGTGTAGccgggcactgcagggcattacagggtgtggcagggcatagcaggacgtagcagagcactgcagggcatagaaGGGCATAGCAGGgaactgcagggcatagcagggtgtagcagagcatagcagggcatggagcaggaccacggcgacagctgcaaccatgatttaggtgccaccctaatccaaggaaaactgctggacgaaaaaaacataaggactccggagaataagctccccagagctaagttagtaacaagcatttctgggacatggatgtacacagatggaaagagaaaggagctcagtgtgtcaaaggaagtccctcgccagtctaaaactataacagcataattaagagctggtgcaaggcaaacctgagccagttctataagggttggtagatgaatctgactaCTATgaagagaaggggtgccgtTTCTGAAACtatacaccctcccccgccggtctagacgaacgctgcaactcctcactccctaactataagctttatcaaagaggagagtctGCCTCCCGGACCCacactgggagctggttccacaggagaggagcctcatagctgaaggctctggctcccattctacatgcatgaattcataattcatgtacccttaccGTAAAGTGTTGCCATGACTTTAgttcaagcctgtggcagcagttccatggactagtttttcagcattgttttgagacaggatgtgcctaattttggcaatgttacgaaggtgaaaaaaggctgttcttgaggtttgttttaagtcgGCGTTAAAGGattgtgtgtgttctttttttatgtatgaTATATTCTTTCCCTGAGCAACGTCACTCCCCATCATAGAGTAAATGGGCTTGTTGTTAGGTCAGACATCTGTCACCAGAGGGCTCACTTTCAGAGAGAGATGTAAACATATAAGGAAGCCTGTTCCAGACCGCCTCCTCCTCTTGACACAGTGTGTTAAGTGTTGTATTCTTACTTTTACAAAGGGTGGCGACAAAGTCACATCACTACAATGTCACCCTCTTCACAGACCTCGCTAATTCCCCATGGcaagcaacacaactcagcTGGCATGCTCATGCACACACCATGGTGGTGTAGCATGAATCCAAGTATGTAATCCATTTATAAAAGTGGAACAGATACATCGGACCATCTCATTTGTGTTTTGCATCAGTAAATCCTACATTTATGACACGACTGACCCAACTGTGGGTTCAATTAgcatattttattaaattaccatatttgtctttgtttaacattttgggtagttttttataatttattgacACTTACAGTTATTATTTTAGAGGTGAAGGGGCCTTTACAGTGATACATTgttagaaaaaacaaaacataacttTGGAGACAAAAGTCAAAATCACTATTTGTTTTTTCAGAATAAGATTCAATGACTTGACCTTACCATCAAAAAAGTGAAGCTGTCTGTTTttctattcatatatatatataaatgctgTGTCCCAGCATCTAAACGAGCAAGaagtttatcggtgttttaagcccccaacgtctccttccaggcagcgctgcctggaaggcactaggattaggcaatggttatggttatggttatggttatggttagggttaggtgccttgaagtcaacggtcacaGCTCttcctggaaggagacgttgggtgCTTAAAACACCATAAAGAATTATTTACagataaaatgaatttataaatTAGGATTTATAGCATTAATAAAATGTAGTAATGAACACCCCACAGCTGACTCTGTTTCACatcttttaaagcaacactatgtaacttttcccgcttcggtccctctacaggttggaagcagaattatCCATTTCCTTGTGCAAGTTTGCCAAATCGGGTTGCCTTGGATCCGAATGTtcaaatgaactggacaatagtgttgctttaaccaAACATTTGTGGAAGATCATCATTTTCTTGCAGGGAAGAATAATGTTAAAGGTGCTGATGTTTCCCCTGTTTCCACTCTTGGTGCTAAGCtagctgtttttttgtgtgttcggTGTCGGTGCTTAAAGTTGAAGACTAAAATATGAAATTCTTGTTTGTGTCCTAGTAGTTGCAGTATGGTGTTAGTAAAAACAGGGTGAATGAGAGCAAAAAGCCAAACTGTTACCGTTAAAAAGCACAATGCTGAACAAGATAATAATACATATGTCAGTTTGTAGATGCAACAAAGATCTTTGTTGGGTCAAAACATctgtttattaaataaaatgttgcaaGTTAAAATATTTAGACAGTTTCTTTCTTCATTATGATAAAGCTGTGCAACAGAGGAAAACATTCAGTTTGGAATTAACCCATTAATTTTTAGCATGTTGTTGCCAATGAAAACATGAACACTCGGGGAGTTGCATGTTTTGTTCAGCAGGGCTATGAAGATGGCTCAGTTTGGACAGACCAGCATTCATCAACTTCCCCACTCTTCCGCCTAATCCAAGATAATCTCATTTAGTCATTCATTGCTGATGTTCTTTCCACTATCAACGATTTATAATGAAGACTCATCTCTGCGGGTCAATCTAATCTTGAAGCAACGCCCCACATATAaatagaagagaaaaaaaaactaattggcTTTGgtttttttgatttttattttctgtcaaaGTCATTTTTTCACCTGTATGTAAGGTCCAAGTGCCTTAACACTACTATCAATATGTTAAGCACATTGTTACTTAAAGCCTAATTAAACCTTTAATGTGAACTGTTTTTCCTGTAGAAAGAATTGTAGTATTGTATGTGCTCAATTAGGTCAGAGGCAAATAATAGTAAGCAGTAAATGTTGAAAATGTAGTAACAACCTTCATTAACCTTTCCTGACAGATCCTAAACtaaatttgatttgttttagtCAAGTCTAAATAATACTTTTTGAGAAACCATATAAAAAGGGATGGTTGAATAAGGACAAGAAAAACTGTGATTTTCAGTtgaacaaatataaaaaatgataGCAGGATTAAATatccaaaacaaaaataaactggacaagcCCCCCTCttactttttcattttgtcatgtagcacttttcaaaacacaATGTTACGAAGTGCTTTACAACTAGGCAAAATCAGACAACAAAACCAAACCCAACAGTTAATTAAAGCTGCACACAGCGATGGACGGGTCCTTGCGCCTTTGCGTGCGTTACTGCTAGACGCCACTCCTTGCGActgtgcatttgcgcggcactcagactctgcaaatcgtcaacaatgaaaagggaactccctgcagaagactctacgtcatacagttcattagctgtgaaaaggggcgtggctaaagcatagggggcgggtcaaaccatcccCAACATCATGGCTCTAATGTTTCCTAATGTTTTTTAtgtcttgacatgttacatatgtgtacaaagtttcgtgagtctacgttaaacgcactgcaggggctcaattgttttaactttgtagggggcgctagcgagccatttttgtgcgcctattcccaaaacccttaaaatacgtacattttcaccagacttgatgcaaccgccaattttggtgagtttttgaatatgttaagcccctcaaaggCAGTTAATTTgccgtaataataataattccttcagtttcaatagggccgcTAAATATATGTTCtgctccataacagcaggtacAATACAGAAAGTTACAataagaaagaaggaaggagggtCAAAGTACAAGACTAGACAGCACACAGAGAGCATTTAGTGCTTTGTACAGGTGAGTCAGACTCATTACAACTATGATGTGGTCATTTGAATTCATCCAGTTGCTGTAGCATaataaaaagcttaaaaaatgcCAGCATATGACACGATTACTTTAACTGTGCAACTGTGTTTTCAGTTGCATGATGCATTCAAGAGTTAAAGAGACCGTGAATGCTTACCGGTTATAAGAAAactatggaaaaacaaaaaaacatttaaaaaaacaaaacaaatccatAACATTTTGTTGACAAATACATCTGAATCAAGGAATCCAAGAAGAAAGATCGGTTTGTCAGAATTCAACAATGAAGTTATTTCTCTTTAAGGTATTTTGCGGTTTATTTGGGTTCATTGTTTTTTCTTACTGTATCATTTCATCTTaatctctttttgttttttttatatttcagtaGTGCCATTATAGGTGATTTCCAATCTGAAATATGCAGAGAGAAAAATATGATGGGGTGGAGCATGAAATTAGGGTGGGGGACATCCacattgttgctgttgttgttttccacCATTAAGATAATCTCATGTTGGACAGCAGAGCTGGTGGCTACAAGAAAGCTGTTGCTACCTGAATATTTACCTCCTTTATGATATTCAGGTAAGATTAGTTTTTCTCCATATGGCTTACAATATATGTATAAGAATTAGACAAACAGCTAAAGTTGATTTTAGCTTAAACAGGCAAGAATATTAATTAGTTTACTGTTTATATCTGACAGTAGTTATTCCTAAGAAAAACTAGCAAATCACAGGATGCTAGATATCTTTGTTACTTTAAAGTAAAATTAATCacaagtttaaaaatatatgGAAATATACCCCTGAGCTAATGTATCtggcacattttgtttcaaaatgtattgttgTCTTTGGAGTTTACAGCCTCAGATCTGATGGTTTTAAAGTGACTTTTTGATGATGAAAACATACTGACAAATATTTGAAAATTAGGCAATTTGTCGGTGTTCCAatcttttttttgccttttactTATAAGTTATGGTTAATACAGTTACAGTAAATGTCAAATTATTGGCAATTGTTTTGACCTAGAAATTTATCAAGACCTGAgcagaaatgaaaaaatgatCTGATCTACAGTAAATAAGTTCCTTAGTGAGTTCACCTGTATTGTAATTACCCAGATTTGAGCCGAATGTTAATGTATAACAAATCAAACATGTATATTGTTTCTATAAACAATATCAATACTTTGAATGCTTAGtagtattatattataatatgatattatattaatatagaTTATATCAATGTAGATTAGACATTGTAGATATAATAGACTGGAGGAGTGGAGGAGTCTTAACAGGCTTTTCCACTTCAAAGGGTGAAATTAGTTTAATCACTTCATCTTTTTATTAATGTTTCCTCTCAGAGAAGTTCTTCGAAATCTAAATTAGATTATCTAACTCTGTGGGTAACACTTAAGTGTAATTTGTTTATCTGACAAGGCTAATGTACTTATTTGCTCATAAACTGCAGCTCCTATTATGTAATAATCATTTCCTCTTTCCTTACAGGGATAGATGACTGTCAGCTAATAAACAGACAaccagaaaataaatataaaataacagcTGGACAACCTTAACCCTCAGGATTACCTTCAGGGTAGCAAAATGTCAAACACTGACTTCAACGTACTAGAGCTCTTCAACAGTATCATCAATGGTTGCAGTGTAGGCTCATCATGTAATTACTCCCATTTAATTTTCCACAACACAAGCCCTGACAATGAGCTGGAGATTCTTGATGATGATGGATCCCCCTGGCTAAGAATAGTCATCTCTGTGGTGTATTTTGTTGTGGCTACAGCAGGAGTGTTGGGGAATCTGCTAGTGATGTTCCTGCTGTATTCTACTCACACCATCACCACAGGCACCATCAACTTCTTTGTGTTCAACTTAGCTTTGGCTCACTTGCTGTTCTCCCTGGTCTTGCCATTTTGGGCCATAGACATTGCACTGGACTACAGCTGGCCCTTTGGTTTAGCCACATGCAAGGCTGTGTCCTTACTCACTGGGCTCAACGTCTTTGCTAGCTGTTTTTTTCTGACAGCTATGAGTTTGACTCGGTACTTTTATGTGGCTACAGCTCTCAAATCCAGCACCTCCCTGTGCAGTAGATCTTGCACTTATCCAGTGACCACAGCTTTTATCTGGGCCGGAGCACTCATTGCTGCGACGCCCAGAGCTGTGTTTGCAGACCTGAGACATGTGGGCAGTGGCAACGACACAGCATGCTTGCTCCGTTTCCCAGATGGTACAGCCTGGCTTGGAATGAACCAGCTCCTGCGAGTGGTACTGGGATTTCTGCTGCCCTACGCCATTATCATCCTATCCTACCTGCTACTGCTGCGTTTCCTGTGTCGGCATAAACTAAAGGGCAGCAACTCTCAGCGAAAGGCTGATATTTCAAAGTCTGTGGCAGTGGTGGTGCTATCATTCTGCGTCTGCTGGTTTCCCTACAATATCCTCACACTTTGGGGTGTTCTGATCCAACTTGACATCGTTGATATCAGCCCCTCATTCTACTTGGCTCAAACATACTTTTTCCCTCTGGCCAACTGCTTGGCTTTCACCAGCAGCTGCTTCAACCCTGTCATCTACTGTCTGGTGAGAAAAGAATACCGTGTGGCTCTCCATAACGTGCTCTTCAAATTGAGCCTGGCTATCATGTCAAAGATACCTTATGGTATTAATTCTGAGGAAGGGTCAGGACAAACTGGGCAGCTGGCCATTCCACTTAATGACATGTACAGCGAGACATTTCAAACTGACACAAGGAACTATGCACCTCTGCCAACACTTCCAACAGTGGTGTCCCACCTCTAAAGCCACGGCACAATAATGAAACAAGGatggtgtgtttttattttagattgtgTGCTTTAGGAGGATCTGTCTTTTCCTGTAAGGATGTAAAGTATGTATATTTCAGATCTGTTCTCTCTCTTGCTTATGTGGCTCTTGTGTTTTACAATTTTAGCTGTCTGAATTGACGTGAGTCTTGTTCAGTGAAGGCATAATAAAAGTTTCAACTTTGAAAGAATCATTCACTAATTCACTACAAATTTGTTGTCCAAGATGTCTATCCTATTCATTTTCTTCTATCTTCTTCATATTGTTGTATTATTGGAAAAACATCATGTACAAATGTCTACTACTGCAGTTTGGAACCATTAAAATGTCTGCACTGTATGTCTGGATTGTGCTTGTATTGTCCAGGTGTGAAGTTAATTCTGTCATTTGTTTGAATagaaagtaataaataaaattgtttcTAACCTGAACTTTTACTACTTATTGTCTTTTTGCATCACCCAGACCCACGTTTGCTCCTTATAATGTGCAGTAAAACTTTCATGCATGatgtatatttatttcaggCTTGTAggctttctgtgacattgtttttttgttttgtttatttgcctTGTGATGCTTTGACACCCAAATTGTTGGCCACtgtcttaaaggtgccctgccatacaaaaccgtttttacttgcattttttgaaatatgttaggtccatatgtgtttgtgttatgttgtgaatgtgaaaatgaactgctacctcctttgtcagctctagccactgaaaagaaataagcagagaaatcaggccaattacaaaagctagtcagtctgacatcatattgcctgagctcattactattcatgagctcgcccagttaggctgggtaaaggattctgacagccaggctttcattagctagctgttagccaatcaaattcaagcttgttgaatattaatgagaactggcagaaatcgaacTGAGTCTTcatgtaggctttctataccacgctagaatggcttgaaacaaggtcaccaaggcatttttttccacaaaagatgttacagagtccatggtagaacttcagacattaccacaaagtaatgaaatacgtgtggcagggcacctttaatgatGGTTGGACAGGTTATTCAAATGTTATCATATATCAGGATAAACTTCATGAGATGTTTCATTCTGCCTCAAAGGTTTCAATACTGTTTTGCTTAAGTTTTTGTCATGGCCAACTAACACAATATCAAACATTTAACTATACCAGACTGTCAGATTAAAGACTTTATATCTAAAAAGCTGTAATTGCTGTATATTGCTGCAGCTTTATGAATGTTGACATTGAATAAACAGTTTGAAATGTTTCATTCAATactaaaactgaaaaatactGTTATCTGCTGCTTATTCGGCCTTCTGAGACCCAGTACACCACAAGATGTTGGTGTTGTTCAACAGCTTTTAAAACTAAAAGAGGCTTAAATTGATTCCACTCATTAATTGTAGGGTACAGATAAATagagaaagtaaaataaaagaggtgtatataaaactaaaataagatatagaataatattatagataaatataataagatattaaagctgcaagcagcaatggatgggccctcgcgcctcgCTCCTTATAAAAAGGGCTACAGCATAGgaggcgggtcaaaccatcaccaatcataaagaaactctctgctgagttcaatgatacctcatgactatttattactttattcaacatactatactatgactttttataacttttttccacatgctatatggcttttttttaataattttttcgacatgctatattctgactttttatcacattgttcgacatactatgctttgcctttttcaataaactatactatgacttatcaCTTTCTTTCGTCATGCTATACAGtccacatgctatactatgactttttcatcactttattcgacataatatactatgacttttatcactttttccaaatACTAtgttatggcttttttatcacttttttcgacatactatactatgaccttttataactttttttccacatgctatactatgactttttatccactttttatcaatttattttgtcatactatactatgccttttttccacatgctatactatgattttttcgtcacttatttcaacatactataactttacatcactttttttgacatactatactatgactttttataacttttccacatgctatactatgactttttaaccacttttttcaacatactatactatgactttatcatcacttgtttcatcatactatactatggcttttttaatatttttttcgacatgctatactatgactttttaaccacttatttcaacatactatactatgactttatatcacttttttcgacatactatactattgactttttcatacatttttttttcttcatactatactatgacttttagcactttttccaaatactatattatggctttttttttatcacttttttcgacatactgtactatgactttttcgtcacttttttcaacatgctatactatgactttttatcacttttttcgacatactataccatgactttatatcactttttttcaacatactattgactttttcattaattttttttgacataatatactgtggcttttttcatcataatatactatgactttttatcactttctttcgtcatactatactatgactttttataactttttttccacatgctatactataactttttataactttttttccacatgctagACTTTTTAACCACtgatttcaacatactatactatgacttttccatCACTTTtatcggcatactatactatgactttttatcactttatttttatcacttttttactatcatttcaacataatatactatggcttcactttttttgacatactattttttttatcactttttatctTTCCAcactttttgtaactttttttccacatgctatactatggctttttaaccactgatttcaacatactatacaatgacttttttcacttttttccgatactatactatgacttttcatcactttattcgacataatatactatgacttttatcactttttcttcatactatattatggctttttatcacttttttcaatatgctatactataactatcacttttttcgacatactgtgctatgacttttttgtca
This window encodes:
- the LOC114567752 gene encoding relaxin-3 receptor 1-like, giving the protein MSNTDFNVLELFNSIINGCSVGSSCNYSHLIFHNTSPDNELEILDDDGSPWLRIVISVVYFVVATAGVLGNLLVMFLLYSTHTITTGTINFFVFNLALAHLLFSLVLPFWAIDIALDYSWPFGLATCKAVSLLTGLNVFASCFFLTAMSLTRYFYVATALKSSTSLCSRSCTYPVTTAFIWAGALIAATPRAVFADLRHVGSGNDTACLLRFPDGTAWLGMNQLLRVVLGFLLPYAIIILSYLLLLRFLCRHKLKGSNSQRKADISKSVAVVVLSFCVCWFPYNILTLWGVLIQLDIVDISPSFYLAQTYFFPLANCLAFTSSCFNPVIYCLVRKEYRVALHNVLFKLSLAIMSKIPYGINSEEGSGQTGQLAIPLNDMYSETFQTDTRNYAPLPTLPTVVSHL